One segment of Dolichospermum sp. DET69 DNA contains the following:
- a CDS encoding AAA family ATPase → MSNLENVTIHQFRGLRDLELKDIGRINLLVGINNSGKTSVLEALSVYCHPLDIKVWLSTARQREQDIRVSRTQSIDALRWLFTHNSASIVEPDKPIILISSTGLFSVEKLIARYEEMEGIWLSEERDIINPIDRNEEEIENEQEIENEYSPGVRKGIDLKIEVFTNDHHLSLIDQSPNFTENFLLWEDEPLYRLSGTREPSLNTSIVTPSSHRSTIGQFRLLTEARFQNFKSDVVKLLQQMDKNISDIEILLSPESMNSRFNIYIQHERLGLAPVSTFGDGIRRLLHIALKLASVKGGILLIDELESTIHTEALQNSFQWLVKWCTEMDVQLFATTHSLEAVDALLEVTESDSDLVLYRLEPKEEKTKVVRHDGHRLRRLREELGQEVRW, encoded by the coding sequence ATGAGCAATTTAGAAAACGTCACAATTCATCAATTTAGAGGACTTCGAGATTTAGAACTAAAGGATATTGGACGGATTAACCTACTTGTTGGTATTAACAACTCAGGTAAAACCAGTGTTCTAGAAGCATTATCTGTTTACTGTCATCCATTAGATATTAAAGTATGGCTCAGTACAGCACGTCAACGAGAACAGGATATTAGAGTATCCCGTACTCAGTCAATTGATGCACTAAGATGGTTATTTACACATAATTCTGCGTCTATTGTAGAACCTGATAAACCTATTATTCTTATTTCTAGTACAGGTTTATTTTCCGTAGAAAAGTTAATAGCAAGATATGAAGAAATGGAGGGAATATGGTTATCTGAAGAAAGAGATATAATAAATCCCATTGATAGAAACGAAGAAGAAATTGAAAATGAGCAGGAAATTGAAAATGAATATAGCCCAGGAGTTAGGAAAGGAATAGATTTAAAAATAGAGGTATTTACAAATGATCATCATTTAAGTTTAATTGATCAATCACCTAACTTTACTGAAAATTTTTTGCTATGGGAGGATGAACCTTTATATAGATTATCTGGAACTAGAGAGCCTAGCTTAAATACTTCTATAGTTACTCCATCATCTCATCGTTCAACAATTGGTCAGTTTCGATTACTTACAGAAGCTAGATTTCAAAATTTTAAATCTGATGTAGTGAAATTATTACAACAGATGGATAAAAATATTTCTGACATAGAAATTTTGTTATCCCCAGAGTCTATGAATTCTCGATTTAATATATATATTCAACATGAAAGACTGGGACTTGCACCAGTTAGCACTTTTGGTGATGGTATCCGTCGCTTATTACATATAGCTCTTAAACTTGCCAGTGTCAAAGGTGGTATTCTCTTAATTGATGAATTGGAATCAACAATTCATACAGAAGCCTTGCAAAATTCTTTTCAATGGTTAGTTAAATGGTGTACAGAAATGGATGTTCAATTATTTGCAACTACCCATAGTCTTGAAGCTGTTGATGCTTTATTAGAAGTTACTGAATCAGATTCAGATTTAGTGCTTTATCGCTTAGAACCAAAGGAAGAAAAAACAAAAGTAGTTAGACATGATGGACATAGATTAAGACGTTTAAGAGAAGAATTAGGTCAGGAGGTTCGTTGGTGA
- a CDS encoding DUF4336 domain-containing protein translates to MVESEDIEKIHPQDFSWRFWPVVPIYPYGQRRTIRKEVVKDTIWTFDQLQGIFYVVVPIRMTVVKLEKGGLLVYAPVAPTGECVRLLNELVVKHGDVKYIILPTISGIEHKVFVGPFARRFTNAQVFVAPGQWSFPINLPLSWLGLPGKRTQILPENSQEAPFAEDFDYAILGPIDLGLGKFAEVAFFHKRSHTLLLTDTIVSVPAEPPAIVQLDPYPLLYHAKNKAFDMVTDSPANRLKGWQRVTLFALYFSPSVLEVPTWSEVWRDAEKAPERSRKAYFGFFPFQWRENWQDSFDILRGNGRVFVAPILQSLILNRAPQETINWADKVANWDFKWIIPCHFDAPIKAEPQQFRQAFAFLEKQPVGGLVSSNSYPLPEDDFKLLRDIDAGLNKLGIVPPARDKV, encoded by the coding sequence GTGGTGGAAAGTGAAGACATAGAAAAAATTCATCCCCAGGATTTTTCGTGGCGGTTTTGGCCTGTTGTGCCAATTTATCCTTATGGTCAACGGCGTACTATCCGTAAAGAAGTTGTCAAAGATACCATTTGGACCTTTGATCAATTACAGGGAATTTTCTACGTAGTTGTGCCAATTCGCATGACTGTAGTTAAGCTAGAAAAAGGCGGTTTGCTGGTTTATGCACCCGTCGCACCCACGGGAGAATGTGTCCGTTTGCTGAATGAGTTGGTGGTAAAACACGGCGATGTTAAGTATATTATTTTGCCCACGATATCGGGAATAGAACATAAAGTTTTTGTTGGTCCTTTTGCGCGACGTTTTACCAATGCACAGGTTTTTGTTGCGCCCGGACAATGGAGTTTTCCGATCAATCTGCCTTTAAGTTGGTTGGGTTTACCAGGTAAACGCACTCAGATACTGCCTGAAAATAGCCAGGAAGCCCCTTTTGCTGAGGATTTTGATTATGCGATACTAGGACCCATTGATTTAGGTTTGGGTAAGTTTGCAGAGGTGGCTTTTTTTCACAAGCGATCGCACACCCTCCTACTTACAGATACTATAGTTTCAGTACCAGCAGAGCCACCAGCAATTGTCCAACTTGACCCCTATCCCTTACTCTACCACGCTAAGAATAAAGCCTTTGACATGGTTACAGATAGCCCAGCAAATCGCCTTAAAGGGTGGCAACGGGTAACATTATTCGCCTTATATTTCAGCCCCAGTGTGTTAGAAGTACCTACATGGAGTGAAGTATGGCGTGATGCCGAAAAAGCCCCAGAACGTTCGCGCAAAGCCTATTTCGGGTTTTTCCCTTTCCAATGGCGGGAAAATTGGCAAGATTCATTTGATATTTTACGAGGAAATGGGCGTGTATTTGTTGCGCCAATTTTACAAAGTTTGATTTTAAATCGCGCACCGCAGGAAACAATAAATTGGGCTGATAAAGTTGCTAATTGGGATTTTAAATGGATTATTCCCTGTCATTTTGATGCCCCAATTAAGGCAGAACCGCAACAATTTCGCCAAGCATTTGCATTTTTAGAAAAACAGCCTGTTGGGGGTTTAGTTAGTAGTAATAGTTATCCTTTACCGGAGGATGATTTTAAGTTGTTGAGAGATATTGATGCCGGGTTAAATAAGCTTGGTATTGTGCCACCTGCGAGAGATAAGGTATAG
- a CDS encoding AAA family ATPase — protein sequence MYIKKLQVFNYKSYFDSGVMEFTPGVNIIVGKNNAGKTSLLEVLTLDFKDQQHRSLKTLPNKGVTLEEESKIAIIWEISTEEVRNFIKQFSPNVGIPARKGVSSIGSKDQYQYEDEDGYEPQEHPEDKFDRYMSEALQQFNKKLEHDSLEIQFFLFAGRKMKNKDLEKLLNFESFPTEFKSDGNSFYRIEYKDNEKISFSYDITKDTEDGDIYRHRSYKAEFYDSIGYQMFKTFSSSIYKFKAERLNIDICKFENNDQLKSDASNLAEVICILQGKNPGMFAKFNKLVSEIMEEIKWISVVPRDNSNVEIIVWTLDTQLNRDDLSLPLSSCGSGVSQVLAIVYILVCSEEPRTLIIDEPQSFLHPGAAKKMIETIKQFPQHQYFIATHSPDIITTADPSKIIKLKYENCETTASVIREIDIKSQKEILDELGVRLSDVFGADSVLWVEGPTEKKCFPLIIEKFLAEMSLKGMKILPVDSVSGLLDGKHTSLVARLHKQLTSGISLIPEKSIFIFDREGKTITQLKDLERSGFNFLERPMYENYILHPEAISVIINKEREKILTEIGVENADSKWLKSPITSTQVQECFDKIQQEKQYLLKGVENDNWLFKVHGADVIQSVFQELCETQLNFNDNKPKYCLRITDLIIKHQPDFLFELAEELKKCLNKNKRVFEKSNLYPPGD from the coding sequence ATGTACATCAAGAAACTTCAAGTATTTAATTATAAGTCTTATTTCGACTCTGGGGTAATGGAATTTACGCCAGGGGTCAATATTATTGTTGGAAAAAATAATGCGGGCAAAACATCTTTACTTGAGGTGCTGACTCTGGATTTTAAAGATCAGCAGCATAGAAGTTTAAAAACATTACCAAATAAGGGAGTGACTTTAGAAGAAGAATCGAAAATAGCAATTATTTGGGAGATTAGCACAGAAGAAGTCCGAAATTTTATCAAACAGTTCTCTCCCAATGTTGGAATACCTGCACGCAAAGGAGTATCTTCAATTGGTTCTAAAGATCAATATCAGTATGAAGATGAAGATGGATATGAACCTCAAGAACATCCTGAAGATAAATTTGATCGATATATGTCTGAAGCATTGCAACAATTTAATAAAAAACTAGAACATGATTCATTGGAAATACAGTTCTTTTTATTCGCTGGTAGAAAAATGAAGAATAAAGATTTGGAAAAGTTACTTAATTTTGAGTCTTTTCCAACAGAATTTAAGAGTGATGGCAATTCTTTCTATAGAATTGAATATAAAGATAATGAAAAAATTTCTTTTTCATACGATATTACTAAAGATACAGAAGATGGTGATATATATAGGCATCGTAGCTATAAAGCAGAATTTTATGATAGTATAGGCTATCAAATGTTCAAGACATTTTCAAGTAGTATCTATAAATTTAAAGCTGAACGCCTTAATATAGATATTTGCAAATTTGAAAATAATGATCAACTCAAATCAGATGCTTCTAATCTTGCTGAAGTAATATGTATTTTACAAGGCAAAAATCCAGGGATGTTTGCAAAATTCAATAAATTAGTTTCAGAAATTATGGAGGAAATAAAATGGATTTCTGTAGTACCAAGAGATAATTCAAATGTTGAAATTATAGTTTGGACGCTAGATACTCAACTTAACAGAGATGATTTATCACTTCCTCTATCTTCATGTGGAAGTGGCGTTAGTCAAGTTTTAGCAATTGTATATATCCTAGTTTGTTCGGAAGAACCTAGAACATTAATTATTGATGAACCACAATCATTTTTACATCCAGGTGCAGCTAAAAAGATGATAGAGACTATTAAACAATTTCCCCAGCATCAATATTTTATTGCTACTCATTCACCAGATATTATCACAACGGCAGATCCTTCTAAGATTATCAAGCTGAAATATGAAAATTGTGAAACAACTGCATCAGTTATACGTGAAATAGATATAAAGTCCCAAAAGGAAATTCTAGATGAACTAGGGGTTAGATTATCAGACGTTTTTGGTGCTGATAGTGTTCTTTGGGTGGAAGGTCCGACTGAGAAAAAATGTTTTCCGCTAATCATAGAGAAATTTTTAGCAGAAATGTCATTGAAAGGCATGAAAATTTTACCTGTAGATAGTGTATCTGGTCTATTAGATGGTAAACACACATCTCTTGTTGCTAGACTTCATAAGCAACTCACATCAGGAATAAGTTTAATACCAGAGAAATCTATATTTATATTTGATAGAGAAGGTAAGACAATTACTCAGCTTAAAGACTTAGAGAGGAGCGGTTTTAATTTCTTAGAACGACCTATGTATGAAAATTACATACTTCACCCAGAAGCAATATCAGTGATAATTAATAAAGAACGAGAGAAAATATTAACTGAAATTGGTGTTGAAAATGCAGATTCTAAATGGTTAAAATCACCTATTACTAGCACTCAAGTTCAAGAATGTTTTGATAAAATTCAGCAAGAAAAACAATATTTGCTTAAAGGTGTAGAAAATGATAATTGGTTATTTAAGGTTCATGGTGCAGATGTTATTCAAAGTGTGTTTCAAGAATTGTGTGAAACTCAATTAAATTTTAATGACAACAAACCTAAATATTGTCTTCGGATTACAGACTTGATAATTAAACATCAGCCAGATTTTTTATTTGAATTGGCAGAAGAGTTAAAAAAATGTTTAAATAAAAATAAGAGGGTGTTTGAAAAGTCTAATTTATACCCACCTGGCGACTAG
- a CDS encoding glycosyl hydrolase family 31, whose product MTLGNLAIVRNGKIELLDPLSIPEGTKVFIIPILAEENNPEETENWDNFSLNNLNKCYAENEPEYTLESIKEYNPDYEKLSHFV is encoded by the coding sequence ATGACATTAGGAAATTTAGCAATTGTTAGAAATGGAAAAATAGAATTACTAGATCCTCTATCTATCCCAGAAGGAACAAAAGTATTTATTATTCCTATTCTAGCAGAAGAAAATAATCCAGAAGAAACAGAAAACTGGGATAATTTCTCTTTAAATAACTTAAATAAATGTTATGCAGAGAATGAACCAGAATATACATTAGAATCAATCAAAGAATATAATCCTGATTATGAAAAATTATCTCACTTTGTCTGA
- a CDS encoding aldo/keto reductase, giving the protein MQTDQSLNLPLMGCGTWAWGNQLLWGYNESMDNQLQEVFNLCVGNGITLFDTGDSYGTGRLKGRSELLLGKFAQEYPGIDKENICIATKLAAYPWRWTRNSIISACNASAKRLGKNVDLVQMHWSTANYAPWQEVGLLDGLADLYKQGLVKGVGLSNYGTKRLLWVHQRFQERGISIKTLQVQYSLLSTYPVTELGLKEVCDDLGIKLIAYSPLGLGLLTGKFSENSSFPKGIRGFLCKQLLPGMKPLLGCLQEIANNRNKTMSQVAINWCISKGTIPIPGAKSVEQVKDNIGALGWFLSDGEVVELDIAADKVEKKMVQNIFQTK; this is encoded by the coding sequence ATGCAAACTGACCAATCACTAAATCTACCTCTGATGGGATGCGGAACTTGGGCTTGGGGAAACCAACTGCTCTGGGGATACAATGAAAGCATGGATAACCAGTTGCAAGAGGTATTTAATCTCTGTGTTGGCAATGGTATCACTTTATTTGATACGGGCGATTCCTACGGGACAGGCAGATTAAAGGGACGCAGTGAGTTACTTTTAGGAAAATTTGCCCAAGAATATCCAGGCATAGATAAAGAGAATATTTGCATTGCGACTAAGTTAGCTGCTTATCCTTGGAGATGGACAAGAAACTCAATTATATCAGCTTGTAATGCTTCGGCAAAAAGATTAGGTAAAAATGTTGATTTGGTGCAAATGCACTGGTCTACCGCTAATTATGCACCTTGGCAAGAGGTGGGTTTATTAGATGGTTTAGCAGATTTATATAAGCAAGGTTTGGTGAAAGGTGTCGGTTTATCTAATTACGGCACAAAAAGACTTTTATGGGTACATCAAAGATTTCAGGAAAGAGGCATATCTATTAAAACTTTGCAGGTACAATATTCACTTTTATCTACTTATCCAGTCACGGAATTAGGTTTAAAAGAAGTTTGTGATGATTTGGGAATTAAATTAATTGCTTATAGTCCTTTAGGCTTGGGTTTATTAACTGGGAAGTTTTCCGAAAATAGTAGTTTTCCTAAAGGTATTCGGGGTTTTTTATGTAAGCAGTTATTACCAGGAATGAAACCGCTTTTAGGCTGTTTGCAGGAAATAGCAAATAATAGAAATAAAACTATGTCTCAAGTGGCGATTAATTGGTGTATTAGTAAAGGGACAATTCCCATTCCTGGTGCTAAAAGTGTGGAACAAGTGAAAGATAATATTGGGGCTTTGGGGTGGTTTTTAAGTGATGGTGAGGTTGTAGAGTTGGATATTGCTGCTGATAAGGTGGAGAAGAAAATGGTGCAGAATATTTTTCAGACAAAGTGA
- a CDS encoding putative toxin-antitoxin system toxin component, PIN family, with translation MKVVLDTNIWVSAIIWGGIPDQILLLREQQKLTIVMSQELLDELESTFNKRKLAPKLKALSLTVPTVINLIQESVIFYPIQQLNVPELRDADDNIILATAIAAKADVIITGDQDLLILFAYQGIAIRTAKDFLNEYQI, from the coding sequence ATGAAAGTAGTTTTAGATACAAATATTTGGGTATCTGCTATCATTTGGGGTGGTATTCCTGATCAGATTTTACTTTTACGTGAACAACAAAAACTAACAATTGTTATGTCTCAAGAATTGTTAGATGAATTGGAAAGCACATTCAATAAAAGAAAACTAGCACCAAAATTAAAAGCATTAAGTTTAACAGTTCCCACAGTCATCAATCTTATTCAAGAATCAGTGATTTTTTATCCTATTCAACAATTGAATGTTCCTGAACTAAGAGATGCAGATGATAATATTATTTTGGCTACTGCTATTGCTGCTAAAGCTGATGTGATTATTACAGGTGATCAAGATTTACTAATTTTATTTGCATATCAAGGAATTGCAATTAGAACAGCAAAAGATTTCTTGAACGAATATCAAATTTAA
- a CDS encoding MFS transporter: protein MFPTEPTTVNNGFAALLKNRGFMLLWIGQLISQLADKVFFVLMIALLKLYLPVNDLGQDGRFYLYMAFTVPAMLFGSAGGVIVDRVPKKLIMVGSDVVRGIFMLLIPFLPREFAILLFFTFAISTVTQFFAPAEQASIPLLVKRESLMAANALFSSTMMAALIIGNAVATPMLNWFESFNQGFGKELVVGCLYLLSAVIMMPIHFQERKHIDKNAAAINPWAEFLLGLRYLKQNRLVWNAMLQIVTLYCVFAALIELAIGMAARLHLAPEEFSSFVAAAGVGMVIGAAILGNFGHRLHDKPLPLIGFLIMAFSLSLFVFIDNQPLALGVCIFLGVGAAIINVPMQTLIQQQTPPEMHGKVFGFQNHAINIALTAPLLITTKLVNAFGLSAVLLGMSIVVGAVGFWTWQNTRRVLQDVI from the coding sequence ATGTTTCCCACTGAACCTACTACCGTTAACAATGGTTTTGCCGCATTACTGAAAAACAGGGGTTTTATGCTTCTGTGGATTGGTCAACTGATTTCTCAATTGGCAGATAAGGTGTTCTTTGTCTTAATGATTGCCTTACTCAAACTATACTTGCCTGTTAATGACCTAGGGCAAGACGGCCGCTTTTATTTGTATATGGCATTTACAGTGCCAGCAATGTTGTTTGGTTCTGCCGGTGGTGTGATAGTTGACCGTGTACCAAAAAAACTGATTATGGTCGGTTCAGATGTGGTGCGGGGGATATTCATGTTGTTAATTCCCTTCCTGCCACGAGAATTTGCAATTCTGTTATTCTTTACCTTTGCCATATCCACCGTTACCCAGTTTTTTGCTCCCGCAGAACAAGCTTCAATTCCGCTGTTGGTGAAAAGAGAGAGTTTAATGGCTGCCAATGCCTTATTTAGTAGCACAATGATGGCAGCATTAATTATTGGTAATGCAGTGGCTACTCCCATGTTGAATTGGTTTGAAAGCTTTAATCAAGGCTTTGGTAAAGAATTGGTAGTGGGCTGCTTGTATCTGCTTTCTGCCGTAATTATGATGCCAATTCATTTTCAAGAACGCAAACATATTGATAAAAACGCAGCCGCAATTAATCCCTGGGCTGAATTTTTGCTAGGACTGCGCTATCTCAAACAAAATCGGCTGGTGTGGAATGCCATGCTACAAATTGTCACATTATACTGTGTATTTGCCGCCTTGATAGAATTAGCCATTGGCATGGCGGCGAGGTTACATTTAGCACCAGAAGAATTTAGCTCTTTTGTAGCTGCGGCTGGGGTGGGTATGGTGATAGGGGCTGCTATTTTGGGGAATTTTGGACATCGCTTACATGATAAACCCTTGCCCTTAATTGGGTTTTTGATTATGGCTTTTTCATTAAGTTTATTCGTCTTTATTGATAACCAACCCCTAGCATTAGGAGTCTGCATTTTCTTGGGCGTGGGTGCGGCTATTATCAACGTGCCAATGCAAACATTAATTCAGCAACAAACACCACCAGAAATGCACGGTAAGGTATTTGGATTTCAAAATCATGCCATTAACATCGCCCTTACTGCACCTCTGCTAATTACAACAAAGCTAGTTAATGCCTTTGGTTTATCAGCAGTTTTGTTAGGAATGAGTATAGTTGTCGGGGCTGTTGGTTTCTGGACTTGGCAAAATACTCGGCGGGTATTGCAAGATGTGATCTAA
- the ilvB gene encoding biosynthetic-type acetolactate synthase large subunit, with product MLSSSQISPPKSENHNQSSVSNSPVVLPQRASGGFALIDSLLRHGVEHIFGYPGGAILPIYDDLYKIEAAGAVKHILVRHEQGAAHAADGYARATGKVGICFGTSGPGATNLVTGIATAYMDSIPMIVVTGQVPRASIGTDAFQETDIYGITLPIVKHSYVVRNTKDMARIVAEAFHIASTGRPGPVLIDVPKDVALEEFDYIPVEPGSIKLPGYRPTVKGNPRQINAAIQLIRESRRPLLYVGGGAIAANAHEEIKELAELFNIPVTTTLMGIGAFDEHHPLSLGMLGMHGTAYANFAVTDCDLLICVGARFDDRVTGKLDEFASLAKVIHIDIDPAEVGKNRVPEVPIVGDVKNVLKDLLRRCQDANTKATPNQNQEWLNLINRWRQDYPLIVPHYADSISPQEVIVEVSNQAPHAFYTTDVGQHQMWAAQFLKNGPRRWISSAGLGTMGFGVPAAMGAKVAFPDEEVICISGDASFQMCLQELGTLAQYGINVKTLILNNGWQGMVRQWQEAFYGQRYSSSNMEVGMPDIELLAQAYGIKGMVITKREELADKIAEMLAHNGPVIVNVHVTRDENCYPMVAPGKNNSQMVGLPKPTPRNAVESIACSNCGTQNQPNHNFCGECGTKL from the coding sequence GTGCTTTCGTCTTCTCAAATCAGTCCCCCAAAATCTGAAAATCACAACCAGTCTTCTGTCTCTAACTCCCCAGTTGTCTTACCCCAACGGGCATCTGGCGGTTTTGCACTCATAGATAGTCTTCTCCGTCACGGCGTTGAGCATATTTTTGGTTATCCCGGTGGCGCAATTCTGCCAATTTATGATGACCTCTACAAAATAGAAGCGGCGGGTGCAGTCAAACATATCTTAGTTAGACACGAACAAGGTGCGGCACACGCCGCTGACGGTTATGCTCGTGCTACTGGTAAAGTTGGAATATGCTTTGGTACTTCTGGTCCTGGAGCAACCAACTTAGTTACAGGTATTGCTACGGCTTACATGGATTCTATTCCCATGATTGTAGTCACGGGACAAGTACCTAGAGCTTCTATTGGTACAGATGCTTTCCAAGAAACAGATATTTACGGGATTACCTTACCCATTGTCAAGCATTCCTATGTAGTCCGTAATACTAAGGATATGGCACGGATTGTCGCGGAAGCTTTTCATATTGCCAGCACGGGGAGACCGGGACCTGTTTTAATTGATGTTCCTAAAGATGTGGCACTAGAAGAATTTGATTATATACCTGTAGAACCTGGTTCAATTAAATTACCTGGCTATCGTCCTACAGTCAAGGGAAATCCTCGGCAAATTAATGCCGCCATTCAATTAATTCGTGAAAGTCGCCGCCCATTGTTGTATGTTGGGGGAGGAGCGATCGCCGCCAATGCCCACGAAGAAATCAAGGAACTGGCAGAATTATTTAATATCCCCGTCACCACTACCTTAATGGGTATCGGTGCATTTGACGAACATCATCCCCTCTCCTTGGGAATGTTGGGAATGCACGGCACAGCTTACGCAAACTTTGCCGTTACAGATTGCGATTTATTAATTTGCGTTGGGGCGAGATTTGATGACCGAGTTACAGGTAAATTAGATGAATTTGCCTCTTTAGCTAAAGTCATTCACATTGATATTGACCCCGCAGAAGTCGGTAAAAACCGCGTTCCTGAAGTTCCCATTGTCGGTGATGTTAAAAACGTCTTAAAAGACTTATTACGCCGATGTCAAGACGCAAATACTAAAGCTACACCTAACCAAAACCAAGAATGGTTAAACTTGATTAACCGTTGGCGACAAGATTACCCTTTAATTGTCCCTCATTACGCTGACAGTATTTCCCCCCAAGAGGTCATTGTTGAAGTTTCCAACCAAGCCCCCCACGCATTTTATACTACAGATGTTGGTCAACATCAAATGTGGGCTGCCCAATTCCTCAAAAATGGACCAAGACGCTGGATTTCTAGCGCCGGTTTAGGAACAATGGGTTTTGGTGTTCCTGCGGCTATGGGTGCAAAAGTGGCTTTTCCTGACGAAGAAGTTATCTGTATCAGCGGTGATGCCAGTTTCCAAATGTGTTTGCAAGAGTTAGGAACATTAGCACAATATGGCATTAATGTCAAGACTTTAATCTTAAATAATGGTTGGCAGGGAATGGTGCGTCAGTGGCAAGAAGCTTTCTATGGACAGCGTTATTCATCTTCTAACATGGAAGTAGGAATGCCAGATATTGAGCTTTTAGCACAGGCTTATGGTATCAAGGGGATGGTAATTACTAAACGGGAAGAGTTGGCAGATAAAATTGCCGAAATGCTGGCACACAATGGACCCGTGATTGTGAATGTCCACGTTACCAGAGATGAAAATTGTTATCCAATGGTAGCCCCTGGTAAGAATAACTCGCAAATGGTTGGTTTACCTAAGCCGACACCAAGAAACGCAGTTGAATCAATTGCTTGTAGTAATTGTGGGACCCAAAACCAACCTAATCATAATTTCTGTGGTGAGTGTGGAACTAAGTTGTAG
- a CDS encoding DUF1830 domain-containing protein — MAQILDPLPPEHSGKILCCYVNATSKIQVARISNIPNWYFERVVFPGQRLVFEVPPAAQMEIHTGMMASAIISDTIPCNRMIIHEVTTDEEQNNSSAGINPSSNNSIGSEINKKIADKTKPLQSVELASID; from the coding sequence ATGGCTCAGATATTAGATCCTCTACCACCGGAGCATTCGGGGAAGATTCTCTGCTGCTACGTCAACGCTACGAGTAAGATCCAGGTGGCTCGTATCTCCAATATTCCTAACTGGTACTTTGAAAGGGTTGTATTTCCTGGACAAAGGCTAGTGTTTGAAGTTCCTCCAGCAGCGCAAATGGAAATCCACACTGGGATGATGGCAAGCGCTATTATATCAGATACGATTCCGTGCAATCGCATGATCATCCATGAAGTTACCACTGATGAAGAACAAAATAACTCATCTGCGGGGATAAATCCTAGTAGTAATAATTCAATAGGGTCAGAAATCAATAAGAAAATTGCAGATAAGACAAAACCTTTACAATCCGTTGAATTGGCATCTATTGATTGA